Within Phycisphaerales bacterium, the genomic segment GGTCACCACCCTTCCCGGCATTCCGCTGATGACGTTCTCGGCGGATTGTCCGCTCGTGTTGCTGGTGGATCCCGGGCGCCGCGTCGTGGGCATGGCCCACGCGAGTTGGCGGTGTGCGGTGGGCGGGATTGTGGGCCGGCTGGTCGAGACCATGACAACCGTGTGCGGCTGTGAACCGCAGGCGCTGTACGCGGGTGTTGGTCCGAGTGCCGGACCCGACGCCTACGAGGTGCGGTTGGACATGTACGCGGCCGCCGCGGATTTGCCCGAGCGCGAGCGCTTTTTTCACCGCCGCAACGGGGGGATGTATTTCGACCTGTGGGCGGTCAACGTGGCGCAGCTCGAAGCTGCTGGTGTGCCGCGGGCGCACATCGAGGTTGCCGGTCTCTGTACGATGAGCCGCACCGACCTGTTTTACTCGTTTCGCCGCGAGGGCCGCGGCTGCGGACATTTCGGACTGCTGGCTGCCTGGGCTGCGCCCGGGTAACGCCTTACTGCGCTGCCTGCTTCAGCAGGGCGATGAACGGGCTGATGTCAGCGAAGTTCACCAACCCGTCGAAATTCGTGTCCCCATTGGAGTGGAAGCACTCCGGGTACGCCACCTGGTATGCAGCCATGTCTTTCAGTGCTGCGATGAACGGGCTGATGTCGGCGAAGTTCACGAAGCCGTCGCAATTGAGGTCGCCCGCAGTCGGCGCGGTGGCAAGGAAAATGTCTGCGAACACGCGCTGGGTTTGCTGGTTGAAACCGCTGAGTTGATACGTGATGTGTACACGTCCGTTCGGACCGACTGCGACCGCCGCGCCTACCCGCGACTGCTCCACACCGCTGACCTCCATTGGCGCGCTGAAGCCGCTCGAAGTCTCCGCGACCACATATACGCCGCGGTTCGGCAGCACGTTCGAAACGAACGCGATGTATCGTCGTCCTGCCGGATCGAACGCCGGCCGTTCGTAAAACGCCGGATTGCCGCCGGAGAACAAGGTGAGCGCCGGACCGAAGACGCCAACTCCGGCATCGTCCACGAGTCGCAGGGTGTTGCTGGTCTCATAGAGGATGCTGACGGTGCCATTGGGGGCCACGACCGGAATCGCCGTCTCGACGTTCTCCAGCACGCCCGTAAACACCGGCTGGAACGCGCCACCCGAGTTGTTGAGGTACACCAAGGGTCCGCCGAAGGCGTTGCCGGCCTGGTAGGTAATGTGGACGACATCGTCCGGCCCGATCGTGAGGTGCGGATACCACGACTCGGCGGCATCGTTGCTCAGGTTCGTCAAGGCCCCCACGCCGACGCCGGGCGTGTAGGTCGTGTAGAACACATCCTGCGTCCCGCTTGACCGTTGCGACATGAACACGAAGTGTGCCCGCCCAGTGCTGTCAATCGCGTGCTTCACAATCACGTAGCCGGACCCGGTGATATCGATAATGCTGCCGAACGCGCCGCCCACGTTGTTTACGTAGCGGATCAGGTTGGAAGTGGTCGTGCCGGTGTGAAAAGCGATGTGGACGTTGTCAGCCGCATCCAGCACCAGATTGGGAAACTCCTCGCGTACGCTGTTGAACGTGATCTGCGTGTGCTCCCAGGCGCCGGACCGGTTCGTCGCGTACCAGATTTCCTTGCTGTTGCTGTCGGTGCCGAACTGCTTCATGTACGCCACGTGCAGCGCCCCCGCGCTGTCCACCGCGAGCGAGGTTGGGTTGTTCCAGTACAGATCCGCCAGCACGGTCTCCGACGAGAAGACCAGCTCGGCGCGGACGACTCCTGCAAGACCAAGCAACAACACAAGCGCAGTGGTGCGCTGTCCGTGAGAACGCAACATGACTCCTCCTCCTCGCCGGCAGCCCGGCTTGTTCGACCTCTGCGGTGCGGGCCCGGCGATTCCTCCCGGAGCCCCCGGGGCCCTCTTAACCCCGAGTGTAGCGATTTCCGGAGGCCGGACCAATGTGCATCGCGAGGGACTTTGTGGTCGCGACTCCGCCCCTTTCGGCGACCGTGGGCGCAATGGTTCGGCAATACCTGTTCGGCGTCTGAGGTCCCCCTTGCCGCAGAGGTGCAGACCGCTACTTCTACTTCTGACGGTAAGTAATGCGACCGCGCTTCAGATCGTAGGGCGACAACTCAACCGTCACTCTGTCACCCGGGAGGATGCGAATGAAGTTCTTACGCATGCGGCCGGAGACGTGGGCAAGCACCTCATGCTTGCCGGAGCCGGCCAGATCGGCTTCGACGAGGAACATGGCGTTCGGTAGGGCCTTGATGACGACCGCTTCCAACTGAATGGCATCTTCTTTGGCCACGCTGTCCTCGCTGCTGCGCAACGGCCACTCGCTGGCCTGCGCGGGGGCACCACCATGCCCCTCGGAGCAACCATCCGCGTTGAATGGAGGGGGGGCGGCACGCTCGTGAAGCCATCCACGGCACTCACGACGTACGTGCCGCATGGTAACGACGCGTTCGGGAGCGGTCAACGCGGCACACTACCACTCGTGGTGTGCTACAGCAGGATCCAACGGGAGGTTAACAGGGGGGATAGCGCCCGGGAGCGATTACGGGCCGAATCGATTCGACTCCCGCACCCCCCATCCGTCCAGGCCCCCGGTTTTTCTGCAAGAATACGTTGTGAACTGCGTTTGGCCCTCCGTAAGACGGTCGAATACGGTGACCGTTCTACGTGGTGCGCCGGGTATCCCACGCCCCTGCGTAGGTGCCGGCTGGGTGATTCCACGGATTCAACGCCGAGAACTACAGGAGTGCGAGACATGCAGCGATGGATGGTCATTACGGTCGGGGCGGCCCTGCTTTTGGCGACCGTTGCCGAGGCGCAGCAGGGGCAGGGCGGGCGACGGCCAGGGCAGCGCGGCCCTGGCGGTCCGGGTGGTCCGCCCGGTGGTCCCATGTTCGAGATGATGGCTGAGCGGCTTGCAGAGCGTCTGCACATGAGCGAAGACCAGCGCCTCGTGCTCGAAGGACTGGTGGCACAGCACCGCGCCGAACTACAGGCGGCGGGCTTCGGCCCAGATCAGATGCGCGGCTTGGGGCAGGAGATGCGCGCCGCCCGCGAAGCCGGGGATGATGCCCGTGTGGCCGAAATTCGTGCCGAGATGCAGGCCCATCGGCAGCAGTTTGAGGCCCTCAATCAGAAGCTGATGAACAGCGTCGAGGGGATCCTGCTCGAGGACCAACTGCCGGAATTCCAGGAGATGCGCGCCCGCATGGAGCGCGGTCGCCAGCAGATGCAGGCCGGCCAGCGTTTCCGCGATATCGTGGAGACGCTGCCCAACGAACTCGCCATGACGCCTGAGCAGCGTGCCTCCTACGACGAGCTCGTGGCGGAACAGCGTGCCGGGTTTGAGGCCCGCCGTGGCCAGTGGCAGGAGATGCGTGGCTTGTTTGAAGAGCTGCGCGAGGCCCGTGCAGCCGGTGATTTCGACCGCGTGCGAGAGATCGAAGCGGAACTGGAATCACGCCGCCCGGCTCCGCCGAATGTGGATGAGTTCTTCGCGAAGTTGCAGCCGCTGCTCACCGCCGAGCAGCGGGCCCAATTGGCCGAGATTCAGGCCCAGGGCCCCGGCCAGCAGCGTGGTCCCGGAGCCCAGGAGCGGCAGCGCCCCCTTGATATCCGCCAGGTCCTACAGACGGCCCGCCGCCTGCGGCTGAACGAGGAGCAGCAGGGCAAGCTGCGCGACATCGAGCGGAACGCTCGTGATGCGGAACAGGCCGCCCGCCGTGATCAGCAGGGTGCCCAGCAGCGGGCCGAAACGGTGAAGACCGAGATTCTCGGCATCCTCGACGCCAACCAGAAAGCCGAGTTTGAACGCCTGCTTACCAGTCCGCGCGGCGAGCGCCAGACCCGCCCCGGTGTGGGCGAGCGTGAACGCGGTCCACGGCCCGAGGGTGGCCCACCGCCGGGCGAAGAACGCCCGCGACGCCGCCCCGCCGGTCCGCCGCCGGTCTAAGGTCGAATGCGGATCTGAACGGGTGACGCAGGGTGCTCGACACCCCGGCGGGGGTAATGTCCCCGTACGGTTTGTCGACAGCCGCCCGTATCCTCCAGGCGCCACCGAAGCGGCCACGTCACCCGGCGTGGCCGCTCGCCTGATTTCTTGGATCACGGTGGCCCAAGTCCGCCGGTGCGCTACTGGTAGTTCACCATGACCGAATCGTACACCGTGTCCAGGATGACCCCTTCGTCGCGCAGCGCGTTCAACGCGGCCGGCATCGACTGCATCCCGTAACGCTGCCCCGTCGTGATGGCATTCCGCAAGTGATACGTGCCGCGGTTGCGCAACACGTTCCGCACGCCATCGGTCGCCACCAGGATCTCGCACGCGACCCGCTTCCCGCCGTCGATTGTCGGTAGAAGTTCCTGGTGTACCACGCCCAGCAGCGCTTCCGCGAGCAATGCCCGCATGTGTCCGTCGCTGCCGTCCGGTGCATACGACAGCAGCCGCTCGATGATCTTGTCGATCGAGATGATGTGCAGCGTGGACATCACCAGCACGCCGGTCTCGGCGGCGGTCAGCGCAATCTTGATGGTCTCGTAGTCGCGCATCTCGCCGATCGCAATGATGTCCGGATCCTGCCGCAGCGCCGCCCGCAGTCCGCGGTGGAAGGAGGAAGTGTCCCGGCCGATCTCGCGCTGCCGCACGATCGATTTCTTATTGCGGTGCACGTACTCGATGGGGTCCTCGATGGTCACGATGTGTCGACGGTGCTGCTCGTTGACATGATCGAGCATGCCTGCCAGCGTGGTCGTTTTTCCCTGACTCGTGCTGCCGGTGACGAGGATCAACCCCTTGCGCGCCACGGCAAGCTGTCCCACGATCGGCGGCAGCTTGAGCTGTGACAGTGGCAGGGGGGCACTCGACAACAGGCGGATGACAGCGCCGACGTCGCCGTCGTTGTAGCTGAGGTTCACACGGTAGCGGTGGTGCTCTTGGTCGGAGATGACGATGTCGAGGTCGCGATCGTGCTCGAACTCCAGTCGCTGCTCCTCACTCAGCAGGGCGAAACTGAGCTCGCGGGCCAGCCGCGCGGACAGCGCCTCGCGCGTTACCGGCTGGAGTTCACGCTCAATGCGGAACAGCACGGGCGACCCCGCCACCAGATGCACGTCGTTCGCCCGCATGGCTCGGGCGCGTGCCAGGATTTCCATTACGTCTGCCATGGAGCTCCTCCTCGGATCGGGTTGGGGTCGGCGGCCGCCTCGATGCTATCCTAACGGCCCGAAGACCGGATCGCGCCCGGTGTGAAAGCATGTGCCGAGGCATGGACAGCTACGCGAGAGAGTCCTGCGGATCGCAACACGTGAAGGGAGTAGCGGCTGATGTACGACTGCCTGACATGTGGGGCCTGCTGCCACGGACTGGATGTGTATCTGACCGAGGAGGATCAGGACCGCTTCGTCGGGGATCCGCAGCTCGGGCGCTACATCCGTGAGCACCCCTGGCGCGGACGCTTCCCGCTCATCTTCCTTCGCCGCGATGCCGAACACGACCGCTGCTTGGCGCTTGAGGTACGCGGGGAGCGGGTACGTTGCACGATCTACCCTGACCGGCCGTACCTTTGTCAAGAACTCGCGGTCGGCTCCGATGGCTGCGAAGAGGCCCGCCGCAAGAAGGGCTTACCGGTGGACTCCGCACCCCGCCCCGACGAAGTTTGATTCCCGGCCTCCGGCAGCCGCGTGGGAACACCTCGGCCCCACGGCGCGCGGGTCAGCGGGTATCATTCCGGCCTTTCAGGAGGCCACCGGATGGTGACACCCGCAGACCCAGCGCCGCCTGCGCCGGCGTCCCCCGCAGCCGCACCGTCCGTTGGTCCGCCGCCACGTCACATCACGAAGCTCTCGGTGGCAAGCTGGGTTCTTTACGATCTCGCGAACACCGTCTACTCAATGAATATCTCGTCCCTGTACTTTTCCCTCTGGGTGCGGGAGCAGGTCGGGATGGAGCGCGCGGATTTCGTTTTCCCGCTCACGATGGCTGTCGCGATGGGCACCATTTTCCTGCTCTCTCCGATTCTGGGAGCGCTGACCGATTTCTCCCGGCGCCGCGTGCCATTCCTGATGGTCTCGACGCTCATTTGCGTGGGTCTTACCGCGCTCCTGGGCCAGGGTGGGGAATGGCGGCTCACCTTCAGCTTGGTCTGTTTCGTCATTGCCACGATCGCCTTCAACGCCGGGCTGCAGTTCTATGATGCGCTGCTCCCCGAGGTGAGCACGGAGCAGAATCGCGGCTGGATCGGCGGGATTGGCATTGGGATCGGCTACTGCGGCTCCTTCCTCGGCATCGGCACGGGGTACTACCTCACGCAGGTTCTCAAGCTAGACCTCGTCTCTATCTTCCCCACCTCCGCGGCGCTGTTCATCCTCTTCGCCTGGCCGGCCTTCGTCTTTGTCCGCGAACGCGGCAACCCCGCCGCGCAGCCCTTCACATGGGGGCTGCTCGGGCAGGCCACGCGCCAGGTCTTCCATACCTTTCGGCACGTCCGGCAGTATCCCGGTCTGGCGCGTTTTCTCATCGGGCGGGTCATTTACACCGATCCGCTCAACACGGTGATCGCCATCATGGGCTTGTATGTGACCAATCTGGCGGTACGCGCCGGGCGCAGCGAGGCCGACGCAAGCGGGATTGCGCAGCAGATCCTGTTCGTGGCGGTGGCCTTCTCCGTGGCGGGTGGTTTCGCCTGGGGGCGGTTGGTCGATTCCATCGGGCCGAAGCGCACGCTCCAG encodes:
- a CDS encoding laccase domain-containing protein, which gives rise to MQFVTRGGRHYAQFERLARVPGFVHAFTLRPEDVSARDDEWASVRAARRATALRDWHLPAEALRYTHQVHEPRLMVVHAETPPGPINRCDGLVTTLPGIPLMTFSADCPLVLLVDPGRRVVGMAHASWRCAVGGIVGRLVETMTTVCGCEPQALYAGVGPSAGPDAYEVRLDMYAAAADLPERERFFHRRNGGMYFDLWAVNVAQLEAAGVPRAHIEVAGLCTMSRTDLFYSFRREGRGCGHFGLLAAWAAPG
- the infA gene encoding translation initiation factor IF-1, with the translated sequence MAKEDAIQLEAVVIKALPNAMFLVEADLAGSGKHEVLAHVSGRMRKNFIRILPGDRVTVELSPYDLKRGRITYRQK
- a CDS encoding PilT/PilU family type 4a pilus ATPase, whose protein sequence is MADVMEILARARAMRANDVHLVAGSPVLFRIERELQPVTREALSARLARELSFALLSEEQRLEFEHDRDLDIVISDQEHHRYRVNLSYNDGDVGAVIRLLSSAPLPLSQLKLPPIVGQLAVARKGLILVTGSTSQGKTTTLAGMLDHVNEQHRRHIVTIEDPIEYVHRNKKSIVRQREIGRDTSSFHRGLRAALRQDPDIIAIGEMRDYETIKIALTAAETGVLVMSTLHIISIDKIIERLLSYAPDGSDGHMRALLAEALLGVVHQELLPTIDGGKRVACEILVATDGVRNVLRNRGTYHLRNAITTGQRYGMQSMPAALNALRDEGVILDTVYDSVMVNYQ
- a CDS encoding YkgJ family cysteine cluster protein, whose product is MYDCLTCGACCHGLDVYLTEEDQDRFVGDPQLGRYIREHPWRGRFPLIFLRRDAEHDRCLALEVRGERVRCTIYPDRPYLCQELAVGSDGCEEARRKKGLPVDSAPRPDEV
- a CDS encoding MFS transporter — translated: MASWVLYDLANTVYSMNISSLYFSLWVREQVGMERADFVFPLTMAVAMGTIFLLSPILGALTDFSRRRVPFLMVSTLICVGLTALLGQGGEWRLTFSLVCFVIATIAFNAGLQFYDALLPEVSTEQNRGWIGGIGIGIGYCGSFLGIGTGYYLTQVLKLDLVSIFPTSAALFILFAWPAFVFVRERGNPAAQPFTWGLLGQATRQVFHTFRHVRQYPGLARFLIGRVIYTDPLNTVIAIMGLYVTNLAVRAGRSEADASGIAQQILFVAVAFSVAGGFAWGRLVDSIGPKRTLQIVLVGWMGCLLAGAAMGFFGWPMPVFFVIACATGLCMGGTWAADRPLMLRLAPPRRIGEFYGLYGMVGRFSAITGPLMWSIVVGYLFRHGDQAIGQAVGLLVMLVYMVVAFCVLWPLSDAPRAWPPDECRADEI